TCCAGGCAGCTTTCTTTACATttgtttttagaatttaaaatatactcTTTATTTGCTTTCATTTTTGCCGCTTTAATTGcagatttgtatatttttcttaagttTATGTATCTATTCTTGTTTTCTTGACTGCCTTCAATTTTGTCCTTCAGCATGAGTAAAAGGATTCTGATTTTATTGAGGTGTGGGGTGTACCACTTTTTTGTATATTGTGGTTTATGCATATTGCTAGGGTTACATCTCTTAGTAATAAGAAGGCAGTTACTGTCTAATGTATGTTTTATATTGGTTATGAATGCAGAAaagctttcatttatatctttgCCAGTGGTTAGTATTCTGGCCCATTCTATTCTACTCAGCTcagttctcattatttcaatgttctCTTCCTTGAGAGCTCTATATGTATGTCTCCCGGTATCATCAAGTGTGAAATTTCCAATTTTGAGCCATAtgccatcatggtcagataatcctaATTTGATGGTATCCCACTCTACTTGATTCCTATACACATTGCTAATTATATTGTTAAGGCATGCCTCCATTCTGGTCAGTTTTTCATTTAAGCAGTAGCAATTCATTGATCTTAAGATATTTAggatgtatatcacagtttttctcTTTACTCTTACATCTATATTAATGTCTCTTGTGATAAATGTTTTATATTGCTTATATTTGGATTCAGTAAGACTAATTCAGAGAGTTTTTCTGTGGATATCTCCTCATCAGAAGCTGATAGTCAATAAACGGTTGCAATAATGGGTTTTTGAGTGTTTATAATTAAGGCAGATGCTTCAAAAAGTCCTTCAACAGACAGGCTTGTGAGGTCTATGACTGAATATTTtagattcaaatttttgttgataTACATGGACACTCCACCATGGATATCATTTGGTCCACAGTAGCTTGTTGGCAGTGAGTACCCAAATGGTAGAAATAAACTTATTTCTGCACTTTCAATCCAATGTTCATTCACACAGAGAATGCCACACATAATTTCCTCCAGCCTTTATATGTAACAAAAGTAGTTCATTTTTGCTATACGGTGGTACATTGCTCACACTGAGCTTAGTTTGATTATTTACTTGAAGTATGTTTTTGATATTGTGTTTTGAAGTTCTTTGTTTTGCCCAAGTCTGACACATTTTGGGCTTGGTGAGCCTTATATGTTTCCTTGATCTGGTTCTGAGACATATGTTCTAATTTGCTGATACAAGAGAATTTATTATTTACCATTTTTTTGGCCAGCAGTGTCTTTCCTAATCCATGTAGGCCTTGACCATGTCTTGTACGACAAGTTGTCAAGCAGTTACAATTGTCAGAGGATTGATGGTTGCAAGTGAGACATTCCTTAATATCTAAAAGcattacatttttaaactgtttgcaaattgtttcaaaatacgACTTAGTTTTGGTTATTGCTCTATTTACACATGATGATTCGATTAAATCTTAGCTATGAGGTATTTTAAATAAGATAACATTTGTGTTTGTTAACTTGTCTGTGTTGTCTTCACGGCTGTTGTTGTTGCAGCTGTTTCATTGTGGTATACATCAATGGAACCTTGTATAATAACTGCAAAGTCACTCTTTGATACATTACTGCAGTCTTCAGTGTTGGTGAGGATCTAGTTGAATCTTGCTCCAGGTTTCACGATGCCtgcaattttaatgtttttttGAGTTGTCAGGGTCTTCATTTTCGTGGGCATCCTTCTTCCAAAACCATGAGAGTGaattatgatgtgtgtgtgtgtgtttttttttttttttttttttctcttagcaTTTCGTGACTCTGTGTTGCATCTTGTTCTTTATCTGTTGCGTTTGATACATTGTTTGTTTTACTCAATTTCTAATCTGGGTTGCTGCAAGATTTTTTGCTGTGGTTTTTATTACATGATTTATATATATCTGTGCTTTTTGTGAGTTGGAGTTCCTCATAAAGTTTGAAAGGCTGTTTGTCACTATTTTCGTCTTCTTGAAGTATTGTACCTAAATCATTACAATGTTTGGGAAGGTCGTCCTTGGATAACAATGTCAAATAATTCATATCATAAATAAAACTAAATCGTTCAAAATATTCATAGAATGATTTGAATCAACGTTCAGTGTCAACTATTATAGCATCTCAGCTGCATTTCATCAGATTCTATAGGTTCATCAATTTTTTctgtgcttttttctttttttaaactgagACACAATTTCATAACTACTTTTTCCACAAACAATTGAGTTCTGAGTCCAATCACAAATGAATGTAAAGTATCAATAGCGACTTTCAAGTTCACTTGAACCGATTACCATAGTTTACTTATACTGTTGACACATATTAAAATCCCATACCACACATGTATTTCAACAGTAAACTCAAAAGTTAATATTCCCTTCAAGACTGCTTCACAGTCGCCAAGAGTTTCAGAATCATCAGTTCTATTTTTCAAGTCACTCACACTTTTGATGATATTATCAAATTCAGAAATATCGCTTTCACAGCTATGATTCTACTTTCCTGTCATGTGCCAGACAGAGGTTTCAATGTCAATTTCAGTTTAGTTTTTATATGATTCCAATGCTTGCTTGATTTTGTAAGAAGCACATAAACTTTGTTCATGAAGCCAAAAAACATTTTAGCTGTTGTAGAAGTGTTAGTGGCACCTAACAAAAGCAAGTTTCAACAATGGCATCTGCACGGCATGAACAAAGCTTGTGGATTAATATTGAGTATTCTTGTTTTTACACCATTATTAATGCCAACCATATTGGCACAGTTATCATATTCCGGTCCTCAACAGTTTTAGATATCTAGGCCATTATTTTCTAGTTTATTTAAAGTGGCGTTTGTTAAATACCTTCCTGTTGTTTCTGCGATGGCAACAATGTTCCTCTATCTCTCCAGTTGAGAAATGACAAAATCTTAATATTATTGACATTTGTTCAACATGGCTTGATCCCTGGTACAATCAAGCAtgaaggcataatattttgcttgtttGAGTCTGCTTATAATTTTGTTGATAACAGATTTGGACATAAAtgtaattaattcattttgtatgttGTGGCTCAGATAATGCTGACAAAGATGTTTTTTGTTAATTATACAATGCAAGTGCTCATTTAGTGTTAGATGATATTTGGATAACAATTTAAATAGGTCTATAAAATTTCCACTGTTTCTGCTATCATTCAGTCTATATAATATCGACCAATGTTTCAAAGAAGTTTTATCAATACTTTTGTGATTCCCTTACCAGTATCTCGTTTTTCTTATCTATTGTTTTTCCGTATTTGATTACTTTACAGAATTCCATTCATCTAATCATGCACTCCATGTGTCCTTGACTTTGTTCATGCCTTTGCAATATCCTACTCATCTCTTTCCAATTGCAAAATCCTTCTTTTACTGTCTGTGTCTGCAAATGTGAAAAAAGTTGACTTGGCAAGCAATAAACTTTGTCTTGAGATGTGGAGTAAGCTAACCATCTGTGATGTTGCTTTTTGCTGTTACTCAGTTTTCTAGTAAAATGAAATTTAGTAAAATGTCTTTTATTTGCATCTTTGGGATAACTTTCATCAGGTTTCTCTAGGTTTTGGTGGGGACCATTTTGAATTAAATCATGATGCTGCAAATCTGTTACTGGAAATACCCACTCTCCTGGATCTAATTCTATTAGTGACTCTCCTATTTGAACGGTTTGCTCTTGATTATCACTTTTGGGGTCTTTATTCGGCTCACAATCACGGATCACAGCAGTTTCACCCAACTCTGATGCTGTATCAGAAAGGCTAACAGATTCATTCGACCTTGAAGCTGGTTCTGTTTCAGAAACTAAAGACATTTGGATAAGAGCTTCATCGCAGGCCTGTGGAGGAGTTACACCTGAAATTTTCTTAAGAAATTTGATCATATTCGAACTCATAGCTAGGTTGGATATAATCATCTAagccttttgtttttctttttgattCCCATTTTCTCCTTATGCCTCTGTCTCTTTAGGGTCCTCCAGACATGATGATCTAAAAAACATTTTGTGCTAAGTACATTGACAAGTACAGGAGGGTATTTAAAGCACTTAATCTCATAGTATAAAGCCAATAGGCTGCGTGATTATCATACAtggcagaatatttttttttttatgtcatgtATGATAGCAGCCAAATAAATACATCAAGAAATGTATTTGTATACTGACTTACCATAGGATGGGGTTCCTTTAGAATGTATGGCTGAAATTGGTACAACCACACCTTCAGAGATAAAAGACTTGTTCACTTGTACCAGTCcagtaacttgaaaaaaaaaagagcgaaGTTACACTTAGTAGGATTGGTTTCAGAGAGCCAAGACAATGCTCATGCCCGTATTGTCTCTTCCACAAAGCAGTGTTGCATTTACTTGTTATTTGGATTGAAGTGTCAATTCGGAAAAACTGTGCATACCAAGCAGGCTGGGAATATGATATAAAGAAAAGTAAATGTATTTTCCATTTAATATACATCTTTCTTTAATAGGGTGATCAGCTTTCtctctaaataaataatttaataatttattgtaCAAAATTTTTTTAGTCTGTGTGAACGACTTTACAACAAAACAGTCTCCTTCAAGTTTCATGCGGTACTGCCGTGTAGTGCACATGTGGTGATCCACGACAGGTGTATCACGTGTGAACCTTGTAGTGTAATAGGCCTACCAGAAGCAGTCTGCAGTCCCAAACTTGTACGCTTAATGTGTTGCCCCATAGATATACATCTTAGATGCATCTTGTAATGGGACTTTACTGCCATAATGTTACCAGACGACCCTCGATAAATACTACTACATTCATGCAGAAATAGAGACAGACAATTAAGCAGCTAACATTGTAACACCTTCAACAACTTTGCAACAATCCCACAGGTGTGAGGCCATCAGCAGTTGCCGACACTTAATGCCGCCACTGGTTACTATCAACCTTCCTCAAGATGAAGGCCTGACTGGCTACTTAGCACTTCATGACCAATGATGGGCTGAGAGATGCTGAAACAACTGGCTGAAACATTATACAGTTCTACCCTTTGATGAAAGGATAAAGCTGCTGGTGTCAAGCTAAGTCAGATGTTTAACTTTTGGTGATGACTGTGTGGAGAAGTACTGTTAATGTGTAAGTACAGATTTTATACAAATTAtctgttttttgttctttttttatagACAGTTGGACGTTAATTTATGAATAGCCTTCATAATTTCAACACCTAGAGTCATGAACGCAACTTATCAAATAAAggttaaattaatatttttaatacaaCAGCAAAACAGCCAAAGTTgtgaatttcacttttatttactcaGTGTCTAGCTTTGGGTTGGGACCTATTTTTAAATCATCCAGATAGTCAAAAGGTATTCCCCAAAATATAAGAACCATGTCAAGATAACAATCATATACATTTAACAGAGTGCAAATGATCAGTTACAAGGTGTACAAATAATTTTATGCTCTGTAACTATTCATTTACACTTTGTTATACATATATGTTTGTTAACTGTATGCTCTTTAACTGACCATTTGCACTTTGTTACAAATGTATGCCTGTTAT
The genomic region above belongs to Schistocerca americana isolate TAMUIC-IGC-003095 chromosome 7, iqSchAmer2.1, whole genome shotgun sequence and contains:
- the LOC124623068 gene encoding zinc finger MYM-type protein 5-like, which translates into the protein MIKFLKKISGVTPPQACDEALIQMSLVSETEPASRSNESVSLSDTASELGETAVIRDCEPNKDPKSDNQEQTVQIGESLIELDPGEWVFPVTDLQHHDLIQNGPHQNLEKPDESYPKDANKRHFTKFHFTRKLSNSKKQHHRWLAYSTSQDKVYCLPSQLFSHLQTQTVKEGFCNWKEMSRILQRHEQSQGHMECMIR